In one Pseudomonas hydrolytica genomic region, the following are encoded:
- the brnQ gene encoding branched-chain amino acid transport system II carrier protein → MTRLQGSDLLALGFMTFALFLGAGNIIFPPSAGLAAGDNLLPAALGFLLTGVGLPLLTVVALARVGGGMDLLTAPLGKIAGATLAVAVYLAIGPLFATPRTAVVSFEMGIAPFTGNEGAPLLIYTLVYFAAVLFLSLNPGQLVDRIGKFITPVLLAALLVLGGAALFAPAGEIGTAAESYRETPLVQGFLQGYLTMDTLGALVFGIVIASAIRDRGVSDAGLVTRYSVIAGIIAAIGLSLVYLALFYLGATSQGIAGDAQNGVQVLTTYVQHTFGTTGSLLLAVVITLACLTTAVGLLTACGEFFSKLLPVSYRSVVIAFGLFSLVVANQGLTQLISFSIPVLVGLYPLAIVLVALSLANRLWVSQSLVFVPVMAVTLIFGVADGVAATPWADKVPAWFGQLPLAGQSLGWLLPVAVTLVLVVALDRILALRQSATA, encoded by the coding sequence ATGACTCGTTTGCAAGGCTCGGACCTCCTGGCCCTCGGCTTCATGACTTTTGCGCTGTTCCTCGGCGCCGGCAACATCATCTTCCCGCCCAGCGCGGGCCTGGCGGCGGGGGATAACCTGCTGCCGGCGGCACTGGGCTTTCTCCTGACCGGCGTCGGCCTGCCGTTGCTGACGGTGGTCGCCCTGGCTCGTGTCGGTGGCGGTATGGATCTGCTCACCGCGCCGCTGGGCAAGATCGCCGGCGCAACCCTGGCGGTGGCGGTGTACCTGGCCATCGGCCCGCTGTTCGCCACCCCGCGTACCGCCGTGGTGTCGTTCGAGATGGGCATCGCGCCATTCACCGGTAACGAAGGCGCGCCGCTGCTGATCTACACCCTGGTGTATTTCGCGGCCGTGCTGTTCCTTTCGCTCAATCCGGGACAACTGGTCGATCGCATCGGCAAGTTCATCACCCCGGTACTGCTGGCGGCGCTGCTGGTGCTGGGCGGCGCGGCCCTGTTCGCACCGGCCGGCGAGATCGGCACGGCTGCCGAGAGCTATCGCGAGACGCCGCTGGTGCAAGGCTTCCTGCAGGGCTACCTGACCATGGATACCCTGGGCGCGCTGGTCTTCGGTATCGTCATCGCCAGTGCCATTCGTGACCGCGGTGTCAGCGACGCCGGCCTGGTGACCCGTTATTCGGTGATCGCCGGCATCATCGCCGCCATCGGCCTGTCGCTGGTGTACCTGGCGCTGTTCTACCTCGGCGCCACCAGCCAGGGCATCGCGGGCGATGCGCAGAACGGCGTGCAGGTGCTGACCACCTACGTACAGCACACCTTCGGCACCACCGGCAGCCTGTTGCTGGCCGTGGTCATCACCCTGGCGTGCCTGACCACGGCGGTAGGCCTGTTGACCGCTTGCGGCGAGTTCTTCAGCAAGCTGCTGCCGGTTTCCTATCGCAGCGTGGTGATCGCCTTCGGTCTGTTCAGTCTGGTGGTGGCCAACCAGGGCCTGACCCAGCTGATCAGCTTCTCCATCCCGGTGCTGGTCGGTCTGTATCCGCTGGCCATCGTGCTGGTCGCCCTGAGCCTGGCCAATCGCCTGTGGGTTTCCCAGTCGCTGGTCTTCGTGCCGGTGATGGCCGTTACGCTGATCTTCGGTGTGGCTGACGGTGTTGCCGCGACCCCCTGGGCCGACAAGGTTCCCGCCTGGTTCGGGCAGCTGCCGCTGGCCGGTCAGAGCCTGGGCTGGCTGCTGCCGGTGGCGGTGACGCTGGTGCTGGTCGTGGCGCTGGATCGCATCCTCGCGCTGCGTCAGAGCGCAACCGCCTGA
- a CDS encoding DUF599 domain-containing protein has protein sequence MPISDQYLPHFLAALWFIFCWGGYTRYASWKGQTTPCLASVLHLYREDWMRRMLLRDNRIADANVIGNLERNASFFASSTLIILAGILTVLGASDRALSLLADIPFVQQASRGLSEIKLLCLGIIFVYAFFTFSWCMRQYNFAAVLVGSAPMVGERHVTEQERKAFAERTARVISMAANQFNFGLRAYYFGMATLAWFINPWFFMLVTAGVVVVLYRREFHSDVLEVMVYTPTPAAEVAKEKSE, from the coding sequence ATGCCCATCAGCGATCAATACCTGCCGCATTTTCTGGCCGCACTCTGGTTCATCTTCTGCTGGGGCGGCTATACCCGCTACGCCTCCTGGAAGGGGCAAACCACACCCTGTCTGGCCAGCGTCCTGCATCTGTACCGTGAGGACTGGATGCGCCGCATGCTGCTGCGCGACAACCGCATCGCCGACGCCAACGTGATCGGCAACCTCGAGCGCAACGCGTCCTTCTTCGCCTCCAGCACCCTGATCATCCTGGCCGGTATCCTCACCGTCCTGGGCGCCTCCGACCGCGCCCTGTCGCTGCTGGCCGACATTCCGTTCGTGCAGCAGGCCAGTCGCGGACTGTCGGAAATCAAGCTCCTGTGCCTGGGCATCATCTTCGTCTACGCCTTCTTCACCTTCAGCTGGTGCATGCGCCAGTACAACTTCGCCGCCGTGCTGGTGGGCTCGGCGCCGATGGTGGGCGAGCGGCATGTCACCGAGCAGGAACGCAAGGCCTTCGCCGAGCGCACCGCGCGGGTGATCTCGATGGCCGCCAACCAGTTCAACTTCGGCCTGCGCGCCTACTATTTCGGCATGGCGACCCTGGCCTGGTTCATCAACCCCTGGTTCTTCATGCTGGTCACCGCCGGTGTGGTCGTGGTGCTGTATCGCCGTGAGTTCCACTCGGACGTTCTGGAAGTAATGGTCTATACCCCAACGCCGGCCGCCGAGGTGGCCAAGGAGAAGAGTGAATGA
- a CDS encoding MAPEG family protein, giving the protein MSIPFWCVFISALLIFIAKAPVAKAMAEEGGGRYDNHHPRAQQARLTGFGARALAAHLNSIEAFPLFAVGVLMAHVTQTYGFLIDLLAIVFVVSRVLYLLFYWYDLHWQRSLVWVVGLLCSLLLMLSPAL; this is encoded by the coding sequence ATGAGCATTCCGTTCTGGTGCGTCTTCATCAGCGCCTTGCTGATCTTCATCGCCAAGGCGCCGGTGGCCAAGGCCATGGCCGAGGAGGGCGGCGGTCGTTACGACAATCACCATCCACGCGCGCAACAGGCACGCCTGACCGGCTTCGGTGCCCGTGCGCTGGCCGCGCATCTGAACAGCATCGAAGCGTTTCCCCTATTCGCCGTCGGCGTGCTGATGGCGCATGTCACCCAGACCTACGGCTTTCTGATCGACCTGCTGGCCATCGTCTTCGTGGTCAGCCGGGTGCTGTATCTGCTGTTCTACTGGTACGACCTGCACTGGCAGCGCAGCCTGGTCTGGGTTGTCGGCCTGCTCTGCAGCCTCTTGCTGATGCTCAGCCCGGCGCTGTGA
- a CDS encoding PaaI family thioesterase, translating to MSENTILERAQRFLSALRHCQVLGMSVQGADSRGLTLRLPYAAHIVGNPDTGVIHGGAITTLMDTTCGISTVCVLPEFEICPTLDLRIDYMHPAEPGKDVFGFAECYRVTPNVIFTRGYAYQDDPEQPIAHVVGTFMRMGKAAQGAGGLKQNIQQGGAA from the coding sequence ATGTCGGAAAACACCATCCTCGAGCGCGCCCAGCGCTTTCTTTCTGCCCTGCGCCATTGCCAGGTGCTGGGCATGAGCGTGCAGGGGGCCGACAGTCGCGGCCTGACCCTGCGTCTGCCCTATGCCGCGCACATCGTCGGCAACCCGGACACCGGGGTGATCCACGGTGGCGCCATCACCACGCTGATGGACACCACCTGCGGCATCTCCACCGTCTGCGTGCTGCCGGAGTTCGAGATCTGCCCGACCCTGGATCTGCGCATCGACTACATGCACCCGGCCGAGCCCGGCAAGGATGTGTTCGGCTTTGCCGAGTGCTACCGCGTCACCCCCAACGTGATCTTCACCCGCGGCTATGCCTATCAGGACGATCCCGAGCAGCCGATCGCCCATGTGGTTGGGACCTTCATGCGCATGGGCAAGGCAGCGCAGGGCGCCGGTGGGCTCAAGCAGAACATTCAGCAGGGCGGTGCGGCATGA
- a CDS encoding PaaI family thioesterase has product MSELNLEQLVARAHQQNDYDPLINLIPYAKLLGIECLRLGDDMVFRLPANRDCIGNPVLPALHGGVIAGFMEHAAMLHLLMFMGIPHLPKIIDFSIDYLRAGHYRDTYAQCQVWRQGRRVANVAITAWQTTQTEPIATARAHFKVDEP; this is encoded by the coding sequence ATGAGCGAACTGAATCTGGAACAACTGGTGGCGCGCGCGCACCAGCAGAACGACTACGACCCGCTGATCAACCTGATCCCCTACGCCAAGCTGCTGGGCATCGAATGCCTGCGCCTGGGCGATGACATGGTCTTTCGCCTGCCGGCCAACCGCGACTGCATCGGCAACCCGGTGCTGCCGGCCCTGCACGGCGGGGTGATCGCCGGTTTCATGGAGCATGCGGCCATGCTTCATCTGCTGATGTTCATGGGCATTCCACATTTGCCGAAAATCATCGACTTCTCGATAGATTACCTGCGCGCCGGCCATTATCGTGACACCTACGCGCAATGCCAGGTCTGGCGCCAGGGGCGACGCGTCGCCAACGTGGCGATCACCGCCTGGCAGACCACCCAGACCGAACCTATCGCCACCGCTCGCGCCCACTTCAAGGTCGATGAGCCTTAA
- a CDS encoding MFS transporter: MDALLIIGGLLLMLAGLVWLVMRAFGTSLLWGWGSLIPPITLIYILRHWARARSAMMLVGLGVIPLVVGLTLLASKDAERLAAIVRLDWLKPEVQEPAELAIELSGQLNGQPFRPQQGELIDGVLSLREGLDFFAQRELSIRLPQPASGAVRVDVLPQDEGQLPEVELSWLLPEQDLPEARRLSRGYTLHLDLRPQAPNRLVGDFHLVLPPRFKTSLSGRVELYSDRLRYVGDDVDRSFDSRDTIAHVLQDYLQRRFASRDVRELKVPPFTFEGDSLELQVEALIDQRSERLPIRLHKRPAQGWAVEGDRFAPLPAVAEAPPASQIEAAPAEERVSRPADRRQRFSLARLQRNPEQYRNLSMRLSRASGGTVEGRFVGIDADGSIRLAQQMGSGGGQASFSFQPEEIGRLELLEP; this comes from the coding sequence ATGGATGCGTTGCTGATAATCGGTGGCCTGCTGTTGATGCTGGCCGGGCTGGTCTGGCTGGTCATGCGGGCCTTCGGTACCAGCCTGCTGTGGGGCTGGGGCAGTCTGATTCCACCGATCACCCTGATCTATATCCTGCGTCACTGGGCGCGGGCACGCAGCGCGATGATGCTGGTGGGGCTGGGGGTGATCCCCCTAGTGGTGGGTCTGACCCTGCTGGCCAGCAAGGACGCCGAGCGTCTGGCGGCCATCGTGCGTCTCGACTGGCTCAAGCCCGAGGTGCAGGAGCCGGCCGAGCTGGCCATCGAGCTTTCCGGCCAGCTCAACGGGCAGCCCTTCCGTCCGCAGCAGGGCGAGTTGATCGATGGCGTGCTGAGCCTGCGTGAAGGCCTGGATTTCTTCGCCCAGCGCGAACTGAGCATTCGTCTGCCGCAGCCGGCAAGCGGTGCGGTGCGCGTCGACGTGTTGCCGCAGGACGAAGGCCAGTTGCCGGAGGTGGAACTGAGCTGGCTGCTGCCGGAGCAGGATCTGCCCGAGGCACGGCGCCTGAGCCGCGGCTATACCCTGCATCTGGATCTGCGGCCGCAGGCGCCCAATCGTCTGGTGGGCGACTTCCATCTGGTCCTGCCGCCGCGGTTCAAGACCAGCCTGAGCGGCCGTGTGGAGCTGTACAGCGATCGGCTGCGTTATGTGGGCGACGACGTGGATCGCAGTTTCGACTCGCGCGACACCATCGCCCACGTGCTGCAGGACTACCTGCAGAGGCGCTTCGCCAGCCGTGACGTGCGTGAGCTGAAAGTGCCACCGTTCACCTTCGAAGGCGACAGTCTGGAGCTGCAGGTCGAAGCGCTGATCGACCAGCGCAGTGAACGCCTGCCGATTCGTCTGCACAAGCGCCCGGCACAGGGCTGGGCGGTCGAGGGCGATCGCTTCGCGCCGCTGCCGGCCGTGGCCGAGGCGCCGCCTGCGTCGCAGATTGAAGCTGCGCCTGCAGAGGAGCGCGTCAGTCGCCCGGCAGACCGACGCCAGCGCTTCAGCCTGGCGCGTCTGCAACGCAATCCCGAGCAGTACCGTAACCTCAGCATGCGCCTGAGCCGCGCCAGTGGCGGCACCGTTGAGGGGCGTTTCGTCGGCATCGATGCCGACGGCAGCATTCGTCTGGCCCAGCAGATGGGCAGTGGCGGCGGGCAGGCCAGCTTCAGTTTCCAACCGGAAGAAATCGGCCGTCTGGAGCTGCTCGAACCCTAA
- the htpG gene encoding molecular chaperone HtpG yields MSVETQKETLGFQTEVKQLLHLMIHSLYSNKEIFLRELISNASDAADKLRFEALAKPELLEGGAELKIRLSFDKDAKTVTLEDNGIGMSRDEVIAHLGTIAKSGTADFLKNLSGDQKKDSHLIGQFGVGFYSAFIVADKVDVFTRRAGLSAAEGVHWASQGEGEFEVATVDKAERGTRIVLHLKAGEEEFADGWRLRNIVKKYSDHIALPIELPKEHYGEEKDKPAEVEWETVNRASALWTRPRAEVKDEEYQEFYKHVAHDFENPLTWSHNKVEGKLEYTSLLYVPSRAPFDLYHREAPKGLKLYVQRVFIMDQADEFLPLYLRFIKGVVDSNDLSLNVSREILQKDPVIDSMKSALTKRVLDMLEKLAKDKPEEYKAFWKAFGQVLKEGPAEDFANKEKIAGLLRFASTAGEGDEQSVSLADYLGRVKDGQDKIYYLTGESYAQIKNSPHLEVFRKKGIEVLLLTDRIDEWLMSYLTEFDGKQFVDVARGDLDLGKLDSEEDKKAQEEVAKAKEGLIERLKGALGEQVKEVRVSHRLTDSPAILAIGDQDLGLQMRQILEASGQKVPESKPIFEFNPSHPLIERLDAEADEDRFVDLTHILFDQAALAAGDSLKDPAAYVQRLNKLLVELSA; encoded by the coding sequence ATGAGTGTGGAAACTCAAAAAGAGACCCTGGGCTTCCAGACCGAGGTGAAGCAGCTGCTGCACCTGATGATCCATTCGCTGTACTCGAACAAGGAAATCTTCCTGCGCGAGTTGATCTCCAACGCCTCCGACGCCGCCGACAAGCTGCGTTTCGAGGCGCTGGCCAAGCCCGAGCTGCTCGAAGGCGGCGCCGAGCTGAAAATTCGCCTGAGCTTCGACAAGGACGCCAAGACCGTCACCCTCGAAGACAACGGCATCGGCATGAGCCGCGATGAAGTCATCGCGCATCTGGGCACCATCGCCAAGTCCGGTACCGCCGACTTCCTCAAGAACCTCTCCGGCGATCAGAAGAAGGATTCGCACCTTATCGGTCAGTTCGGTGTGGGCTTCTACTCGGCCTTTATCGTCGCCGACAAGGTGGACGTCTTCACCCGTCGTGCCGGCCTGTCGGCCGCCGAGGGCGTGCACTGGGCGTCGCAAGGCGAGGGCGAGTTCGAGGTCGCCACCGTCGACAAGGCCGAGCGCGGTACTCGCATCGTCCTGCACCTGAAAGCTGGCGAAGAAGAGTTCGCCGACGGCTGGCGCCTGCGCAACATCGTCAAGAAGTACTCCGACCATATCGCGCTGCCCATCGAACTGCCGAAAGAGCACTACGGTGAGGAGAAGGACAAGCCGGCCGAGGTCGAGTGGGAAACCGTCAACCGCGCCAGTGCCCTGTGGACCCGCCCGCGTGCCGAGGTCAAGGACGAGGAATACCAGGAGTTCTACAAGCACGTCGCCCATGACTTCGAGAACCCGCTGACCTGGAGCCACAACAAGGTCGAGGGCAAGCTGGAATACACCTCGCTGCTCTATGTGCCGAGTCGCGCTCCGTTCGATCTGTACCATCGCGAAGCGCCCAAGGGCCTCAAGCTCTACGTGCAGCGCGTGTTCATCATGGACCAGGCCGACGAGTTCCTGCCGCTGTACCTGCGCTTCATCAAGGGCGTGGTGGATTCCAACGACCTGTCGCTGAACGTTTCCCGCGAGATCCTGCAGAAGGACCCGGTGATCGATTCGATGAAGTCGGCGCTGACCAAGCGCGTACTGGACATGCTGGAGAAGCTGGCCAAGGACAAGCCCGAAGAATACAAGGCGTTCTGGAAGGCCTTCGGCCAGGTGCTCAAGGAAGGCCCGGCGGAAGACTTCGCCAACAAGGAGAAGATCGCCGGTCTCTTGCGCTTCGCCTCCACCGCCGGCGAGGGCGACGAGCAGTCGGTGTCGCTGGCCGACTACCTGGGCCGGGTCAAGGACGGTCAGGACAAGATCTACTACCTCACCGGCGAATCCTACGCGCAGATCAAGAACAGCCCGCACCTGGAAGTCTTCCGCAAGAAGGGCATCGAAGTGCTGCTGCTCACCGACCGCATCGACGAGTGGCTGATGAGCTACCTGACCGAGTTCGACGGCAAGCAGTTCGTCGACGTGGCCCGTGGCGACCTGGACCTGGGAAAGCTGGACTCGGAAGAGGACAAGAAGGCCCAGGAAGAGGTGGCCAAGGCCAAGGAAGGGTTGATCGAGCGTCTTAAAGGCGCGCTGGGTGAACAGGTCAAGGAGGTGCGCGTGTCGCATCGCCTGACCGATTCGCCGGCGATCCTCGCCATCGGCGATCAGGACCTGGGTCTGCAGATGCGCCAGATTCTCGAGGCCAGCGGACAGAAGGTGCCCGAGTCCAAGCCGATCTTCGAGTTCAACCCGAGCCACCCGCTGATCGAGCGACTGGATGCCGAGGCCGACGAAGACCGTTTCGTCGACCTGACACACATCCTCTTCGATCAGGCCGCGCTGGCCGCCGGCGACAGCTTGAAGGACCCGGCCGCTTATGTGCAGCGCTTGAACAAACTGCTGGTGGAACTGTCCGCCTGA
- a CDS encoding dienelactone hydrolase family protein — protein MQKKTLVPLLCAAFAGLADAAVVTKTIAYEIEGEAFEGVLVYDDSVTTPRPGLLAVPNWMGVNEDTVAKAARAAGDKYVVFVADMYGKSIRPSNAEEAGAAATAVRADRPLMRKRAQAAVEVLKAQSGEVALDLDRLGAIGFCFGGGTVLELARSGAPLKGFVSFHGNLDTPNPSDAKNIQAPVLVLHGADDPAVPQEQVDGFIAEMKAAKTDWQLVSYGGAVHSFTNPKANVPGRNEYHPVVAARAFKAMNDLFDEVFAKQ, from the coding sequence ATGCAGAAGAAGACACTGGTTCCCCTGTTATGCGCCGCATTCGCCGGTCTTGCCGACGCGGCTGTCGTGACCAAGACGATTGCCTACGAGATCGAGGGCGAAGCTTTCGAAGGCGTGCTGGTATACGACGACTCGGTGACCACGCCGCGCCCGGGGCTGCTCGCCGTGCCCAACTGGATGGGGGTGAACGAGGACACCGTGGCCAAGGCTGCCCGTGCGGCGGGCGACAAGTACGTGGTGTTCGTCGCCGACATGTACGGCAAGTCGATTCGTCCGAGCAACGCCGAAGAAGCGGGGGCCGCGGCCACTGCCGTGCGCGCCGATCGTCCGCTGATGCGCAAGCGTGCTCAGGCGGCGGTCGAGGTGCTCAAGGCGCAGAGCGGCGAGGTGGCGCTGGATCTCGACAGGCTCGGCGCCATCGGCTTCTGCTTCGGCGGCGGCACGGTGCTGGAACTCGCGCGTTCAGGCGCGCCGCTCAAGGGCTTCGTGTCCTTCCACGGCAATCTGGACACGCCCAACCCGAGTGATGCGAAGAACATTCAGGCGCCGGTGCTGGTGCTGCACGGTGCCGATGATCCGGCCGTGCCGCAGGAGCAGGTCGACGGCTTCATCGCCGAAATGAAGGCGGCCAAGACCGACTGGCAACTGGTCAGCTACGGCGGCGCGGTGCACTCGTTCACCAACCCCAAGGCCAACGTGCCGGGGCGCAACGAATACCACCCGGTGGTGGCCGCGCGGGCCTTCAAGGCGATGAACGATCTGTTCGACGAGGTCTTCGCCAAGCAGTGA
- a CDS encoding DUF4394 domain-containing protein: protein MKRITSLCTAGLLTLGAGAAGATELLALSADGTLYKVDVASLKVTASMAVSGASDLRGLDVRPANGQLYALSGTDQLYTLDAASGQATAGSKLQTALSGSGQAVVDFNPVADRLRLLGPDGTSLRVNVDTGEVAVDGKLAYAADGPYAGQQPKVVAGAYTNAYAGTQSTALYNIDLASAGLMLQNPPNDGVQQLVGKVADGLEAAAMDIASDGKGGNTAYVLTGKTLHQLDLASGKPTTLGEVAELPDGIIDIAVLPAQ from the coding sequence ATGAAACGCATCACTTCCCTCTGCACCGCCGGCCTGCTGACTCTGGGCGCAGGTGCCGCCGGCGCCACCGAACTGCTCGCACTGAGCGCCGATGGCACGCTGTACAAGGTCGATGTCGCCAGCCTCAAGGTCACTGCCAGCATGGCGGTCAGCGGCGCCAGCGACCTGCGCGGCCTGGATGTGCGCCCCGCCAACGGTCAGCTCTATGCCCTGAGCGGCACCGATCAGCTCTACACCCTCGACGCCGCCAGCGGTCAGGCGACCGCAGGCAGCAAACTGCAAACCGCGCTGTCAGGCAGCGGCCAGGCCGTGGTCGACTTCAACCCGGTGGCCGACCGCCTGCGCCTGCTCGGCCCGGACGGCACCAGCCTGCGGGTGAATGTCGATACCGGTGAAGTGGCCGTGGACGGCAAGCTCGCCTACGCCGCCGACGGCCCTTACGCCGGTCAGCAGCCCAAGGTGGTCGCCGGCGCCTACACCAATGCCTATGCCGGCACGCAAAGCACCGCGCTGTACAACATCGACCTGGCCAGCGCCGGCCTGATGCTGCAGAACCCGCCAAACGACGGCGTGCAGCAACTGGTCGGCAAGGTCGCCGATGGCCTAGAGGCGGCCGCCATGGATATCGCCAGCGATGGCAAGGGTGGCAACACCGCCTACGTGCTGACCGGCAAGACCCTGCATCAGCTCGATCTGGCCAGCGGCAAGCCCACCACCCTGGGAGAGGTGGCCGAGCTGCCGGACGGCATCATCGACATCGCCGTACTGCCGGCGCAGTGA
- a CDS encoding anti-sigma factor produces the protein MIPHDPEERRALIGEYLLGLLDEPEAAEVRQLLEEDEKAARMALDWERHFLELSDRLPAQAPSPALWMRIRRSLGLQDEPRPGALANWWNSLPAWRLTAATLAVALLVAVLLPILRSPDSVGERYTVVLQQPGEAAQPGWVIQVGSDGTLLLDPLVADQVPEGRALQFWTLVDPAEGPRSLGLVEAGKPLRLPAEQIGAVQAGQLFELTLEPAGGSPYDRPSGPVLYIGRAVLASAN, from the coding sequence ATGATTCCGCATGACCCCGAAGAACGCCGCGCCCTGATCGGCGAATACCTGCTCGGCCTGCTCGACGAACCTGAAGCCGCCGAGGTGCGCCAGTTGCTCGAAGAGGATGAGAAGGCCGCCCGCATGGCCCTGGATTGGGAGCGCCACTTTCTCGAACTGAGCGACCGGTTGCCGGCACAGGCCCCCTCCCCGGCACTCTGGATGCGAATCCGCCGCAGCCTGGGCCTGCAGGATGAGCCACGCCCGGGCGCCCTGGCCAACTGGTGGAACAGCCTGCCGGCCTGGCGCCTGACCGCCGCCACACTGGCCGTTGCCCTGCTGGTCGCCGTGCTGCTGCCGATCCTGCGCAGCCCGGACAGCGTGGGCGAACGCTACACCGTGGTGCTGCAGCAGCCCGGCGAGGCGGCCCAGCCAGGCTGGGTCATCCAGGTTGGCAGCGATGGCACGCTGCTGCTCGATCCGCTGGTCGCCGACCAGGTGCCGGAAGGCCGCGCCCTGCAGTTCTGGACGCTGGTCGATCCGGCCGAAGGCCCGCGCTCGCTGGGCCTGGTCGAGGCCGGCAAGCCGCTGCGCCTGCCTGCCGAGCAGATCGGCGCGGTGCAGGCGGGCCAGCTGTTCGAGCTGACGCTGGAGCCGGCCGGTGGCTCGCCCTACGACCGCCCCAGTGGCCCGGTGCTCTATATCGGTCGAGCCGTGCTGGCCAGCGCCAATTGA
- a CDS encoding sigma-70 family RNA polymerase sigma factor, with the protein MADRDFDYESTLEACARGDERAFQALYRQEAGQLLGLAISMLGRRDMAEDCLHDAFVRIWQHAARYRRDLGSGRAWVHSILRYRVLNALRSGGHQIEVDDDFIERMLDDSPQAEAQALQQSEQRLLRSCLQRLERPRRHPILLAFYRGLTHEQIARRLSTPLGTIKGRIRAGLRALQECLQA; encoded by the coding sequence ATGGCAGATCGCGACTTCGATTACGAAAGCACCCTGGAAGCCTGCGCGCGTGGCGACGAGCGCGCCTTCCAGGCGCTCTACCGGCAGGAGGCCGGGCAACTGCTCGGCCTGGCCATCAGCATGCTGGGCCGCCGCGATATGGCCGAGGATTGTCTGCACGACGCGTTCGTACGCATCTGGCAGCACGCCGCGCGCTATCGACGCGATCTGGGCAGCGGTCGCGCCTGGGTGCACAGCATCCTGCGCTACCGCGTGCTCAACGCCCTGCGCAGCGGCGGGCATCAGATCGAGGTGGACGATGACTTCATCGAGCGCATGCTGGACGACAGCCCGCAGGCCGAGGCACAGGCGCTGCAGCAATCCGAGCAGCGCCTGCTGCGCAGTTGCCTGCAGCGCCTGGAAAGGCCGCGCCGCCATCCGATTCTGCTGGCCTTCTACCGTGGCCTGACCCACGAGCAGATCGCCCGCCGCCTGAGCACACCGCTGGGCACCATCAAGGGCCGTATCCGCGCCGGCCTGCGCGCGCTGCAGGAGTGTCTGCAAGCATGA
- a CDS encoding pirin family protein, which translates to MSELQLIRPRAEDISGQPILRPLPSARFRSIGPFVFFDHMLEQDYPAGSGLNIAQHPHIGLSTLTYLFEGQLQHKDSLGSDQLVGPGDVSWMTAGRAVAHVERTPPEQLGQNKRAHGLQVWLALPEAEEQCDPAYSYHPAASLPRSDAMGVQITLIAGSGFCLESPVPVRSPTLYAELRLSAGASLLIPAEHSERALYLIDGEAELDGETLPRHTMAVIPAGETPLLSACGECHLALIGGEPIGPRRMNWNFVASTPELIDQARQRWAAGDWPQVPGETTRIELPR; encoded by the coding sequence CCCCTGCCCTCGGCACGCTTTCGCAGCATCGGCCCCTTCGTGTTCTTCGATCACATGCTGGAGCAGGACTACCCCGCCGGCAGCGGCTTGAACATCGCCCAGCATCCGCATATCGGCCTGTCCACCCTCACCTACCTGTTCGAAGGCCAGCTGCAGCACAAGGACAGCCTGGGCTCCGATCAGCTGGTCGGCCCCGGCGACGTCAGCTGGATGACCGCAGGGCGCGCGGTGGCCCATGTCGAGCGCACGCCGCCCGAACAGCTCGGGCAGAACAAGCGGGCCCACGGTCTGCAGGTCTGGCTGGCGCTGCCGGAGGCCGAAGAACAGTGCGATCCGGCCTACAGCTACCACCCTGCCGCGTCGCTGCCACGCAGCGATGCCATGGGCGTGCAGATCACCCTGATCGCCGGCAGTGGCTTCTGTCTCGAGTCGCCGGTACCGGTACGTTCGCCGACGCTCTACGCCGAGCTGCGCCTGAGCGCCGGCGCCAGCCTGCTGATCCCGGCCGAGCACAGCGAACGCGCCCTGTATCTGATCGACGGCGAAGCCGAGCTCGATGGCGAAACCCTGCCCCGCCACACCATGGCGGTGATCCCGGCGGGTGAAACGCCACTGCTCAGCGCCTGCGGCGAATGCCACCTGGCGCTGATCGGCGGCGAACCCATCGGCCCACGGCGAATGAACTGGAACTTCGTCGCCAGCACCCCCGAACTGATCGACCAGGCCCGCCAGCGCTGGGCCGCAGGCGACTGGCCGCAGGTCCCCGGCGAAACCACGCGCATCGAACTGCCGCGCTGA